In the Mesorhizobium sp. WSM2240 genome, AGTCCGTGAGTTTTTCCGACAGTTTAGCAGAGTACTCGCTTTTTTCCGTCCAAATGGTGAGAATGTCTAACCCGACTTGAACAGTTGCCGGCAGATTCCGGCGCATTTTCTGCGTTATCTCGTTGTTTTTGTTGAGGTGGAGCTAGGCGCGGTTTTTAGGCGTAATGCTAAATAATGTCCTGCTTTGAAGCGCGGAGCTTGACGAATCACCGTTTTTGGTAATGCTGATTGCATGTTCGTGCGCGAGAAGAACATCCGCGGCTACACCTACCTCTACCTCGTCGAGAGCGTGCGCGAGGAAGGGCGGATGAAGCAGCGGATCATCCGCAATCTCGGGCGCAAGGAGGCGGTCCTGGCCTCGGGTGATCTCGATCGGCTCGCCTCTTCAGTTGGCCGCTACGCTGAGCGGGCCATGGTCTTGCAGGCCATCGAGCAAAGTTCGACAAGCCTGCACACCCGCCGCATTGGCGCACCGCTGCTGTTCGGCCGGTTGTGGGAGGACACCGGTTGCCGGGCGGTCATCGAAGGGCTGCTGACGGAGCGGAAGTTCGAGTTTGCCGTCGAACGGGCCGTGTTTGCTGCCGTGCTTCACCGCATCATGGCCTCCGGCTCCGACAGGGCCTGCGAGAAGTGGCTCGTCGACTACGACATCCCCGGCGCCGACGATCTTGCCTTGCATCACTTCTACCGGGCCATGGCCTGGCTCGGCGAGGAACTGCCCGAGGCGCGCCAAGCCAATGCGACGCCATTCTCGCCGCGCACTGTGAAGGACGAGATCGAGGAAGCGCTGTTCGCCAGGCGCAAGGATCTCTTCACCGACCTCAGTGTCGTGTTTATGGATACCACCTCGCTCTCCTTCGAAGGCGCCGGCGGCGCCACGCTCGGCGCCCATGGCCATTCCAAGGACCATCGGCCCGATCTCAACCAGATGATCGTCGGCGTGGTGATCGACGGCGAGGGCCGACCCGTCTGCTCGGAGATGTGGCCGGGCAACACCGCCGATGTCAGCGTGCTGATCCCGGTCATCGACCGGCTGCGTCATCGTTTCGGCATCGGCCGGGTCTGCGTCGTCGCCGACCGCGGCATGATTTCCGCTGCCACGATGGCCGCGCTCGAGGAGCGCGGGCTGGAATACGTGCTCGGCGTGCGCGAGAGGACGGACGTCCTGGTGCGCCGTGTCGTGCTCGAGGACGACAAGCGCTTCACGCCTTTGCTGATCGAACGCGCCACCGGCGAGACGCAGCTCTTCGTCAAGGAGGTGACCGTCGAAGGACGGCGCTACATTGTCGCCCGCAATGAAGCCGAGGCGGACAAGGACCGTGCCGATCGTGCCGCGATCGTCGAGGGCCTCGACCGCCAGCTGAAGAAGGGCGACAAGGCGCTTGTCGGCAACTCGGCCTACCGCCGCTATCTGCGCAGCACGAGCCCCGGCGCTTTCGAGATCGATGCCGGCAAGATCGCTGACGAGGCAAGGTATGACGGCATCTTCGTGCTGCGCACCAATGCCAGGATCACGCCGCTGCAGGCCGTCCTGCGATATCGCGACCTCCTCCAGGTGGAGGAGCTGTTCCGCACAGCAAAGGCGCTGATGCGCACCCGGCCGATCTATCATTCCTCCGACGAGGCCATCCGCGGCCATGTGTTCTGTTCGTTTATCGCCCTCGTATTGCGCAAGGAATTGCACAAGCGCTGCGAAGCGGCCGCCATCAAGCCCGAATGGGCCGACGTCCTGCGGGAACTCGACCGCCTACAGACCGGCGTCATCGAGAAGGACGGCAAGGTGATCACCGTTCGCACGCCGGCAACTGGATCTATCGGCAACGTCTTCCGCGCGGCCGGCGTCGCCTTGCCGCCGAACGTGGCCGAAGCACAGGCTGCCTGAGCCGGCTTCGGAACCCTCCCTCGAGCGCTTCGTAGTGCTAACAACCCTGCGCACGCCCTCAACACATTGAAACACCAGCGCTTTCCAATTCGCGGTGTTTAAGTTGGGTCTAAGAGCCTGAATTAAAAAAGAATGTTTTGATCTCAAGCTCTTGCGAGCCTGCGTGTAAGCTCGACTTTGTACGTTCTTGGTCAGGTCCAGGTCCAGAAAAGGCTGTTGGTTGCGATGTGGCTGAGCGCCTGATCGAGGGGCAGGACACAGCCGCCCATATCGTCGATGTCTTCCCATTTTCGGCGGTGTGACCAGTAGGCGATCCTGACCTCATCGCCTCTGCCGGTCGGCTTGAGACGGGCGATCGGCGCCTCGGTTGCCAGCAGGTACAGGTGGTAGGCACCTTTGTCCTGGTAGCAGCCAACGCCGCCACCATTGGCCTCGTCGAACGCTTCGATGCGCAGGGCCACGTCGTCCTTTTCCATTGTGCAGTCATAGCTGCCGCGGGCCCGGGCAGGCCTGATTCACTTCGCCGCAGGGTCATTGCCTTGCAACATGTGCTGGCCGGGATTCGAAGCATGGGATGCTGCACCATCCCAGCGCCGCTGTCGGCGATGCCGTTCCCCAGATCCTGCGCCAGTGGCTTCAAGCGTTGCGCACCTGCTTCACAGCGCCCAGTTGGGAACATGTCCTTGTTCTGGTCATGGGAGCTTTGCTGGCGCCGGGCAAGCGGACCGTCAGTTCCTGCCTACGCATGACCGGCCGAGCCGAGGCCGCCAACTTTGCAAGCTACCACCAGATCCTCAACCGAGCCTGCTGGAGTCCCCGCAGCATTGCCAGGCGATTGCTGGGCCTTGTGATCGAACGGCTCGTGCCGGATGGCCTCATCGTCATTGGCATGGACGACACCATCGAACGACGATGGGGACGCCGGATCAGCGCACGGGGCATCTACCGGGACCCAGTGCGCTCCAGCCATGGCCATTTCGTCAAAGCCAGTGGCCTGCGCTGGTTGAGCTTCATGGTGCTGACCCCGGTGCCATGGACGAGCCTGGTAAAGGCCTTGCCGGTCTTGACCCTGCTTGCTCCGTCCGAGCGATCCGACCATCAACGCGGGCGGCGCCACAAGCTGCTGACCGACTGGGCGCGGCAGGGCGCACTGCAACTCTGTCGCTGGCTGCCGGGGCGCCGCATCATCTTCGTGGGCGACAGCAGCTTTGCCGTCCATGAACTTGCCCATGCCATCACTGCCAGGGCAACGCTCATCAGCCGGCTGCGACTGGATGCCAGCCTGTTTGCGCCGCCGTCGAAGCGGACCACGCGCACCGTCGGTCGGCCAGCGCAAAAAGGTCCAGCGCTACCAAAGCTCAAGACACTCCTGTCCAACCCCGCCACGACCTGGGCCAGGATCATCGTGTCCGCCTGGTATGGCCATGTCGAAGGCAAGACGCTCGAGATCACGTCTGATACCGCCTTGTGGTACAGGCCCGGTACCCCGGTAATGCCGATCCGCTGGGTGCTGGTCCGGGATCCCGATGGCAAACGCGCCCCTCAAGCCTTCTTCAGCACGGACATCGCCCTCGAGCCCGCCGAAATCATCGCCCTGTTCGTCCGCCGCTGGCAAATCGAGGTCACGTTCGCTGAGACCCGTGCCCACCTTGGCGTTGAGACCCAGCGGCAATGGTCCGACAAGGCCATTGCACGAACCACCCCGGCATTGCTCGGGCTCTACAGCTTCATATCGCTATGGGCCTGCGATCTGCTCACCGGCAATACCACCCCATACGCCGCAGCGTGGTACCGAAAACCCAGCCTGACGTTCAGCGACGCCATCGGCGCCGTCCGCCTCGCAATCTGGATCGGCGAAATTAATCAACACTCCCCGCCAAACCGGGAGCGACAAAATATCCCGCAAGAGCGCATCCTGCGAATGGCGCAAGCCCTGTGCTTTGCCACCTAACGTACAAAGTCGAAATAAGAGACCGTTCTGAAAATCGGCTGGCTGTGGGTTCCGTCTGAGGCTTGGTTGTGATTCATGTGTCCCGCCCGCTTCCACCTCAAAGCCCCCGTGACATTGGCTGACGCCATGCCGGTCCACACATCAGGTTCGGGAAGCGACGGGATGACCGGTTCACCATCTCCTGCCATTTATTGCAATTGCGGGGTGGGACCTCCTTTTCCCTTTTGGCTTCGTATATCGGGTGCCGCTTCGCTTCAGCCTACTTTCACTGGCAGCGCCGGTTCGTAATCCGTGCCGCCCGAGAGCATGGCCCACACGATTCGTGCATTCTTGTTGGCAAGCGCAACGGCTGCGACGTTGGGATGCCGCCGTTGCCGCATCTTGCCGAGCCAGTGGCTTCGCGGATCCTGCTTGCCGCCAGCCCGGCTTAAAGCGGCGCGAGCGCCATGAATCATCAGTGTGCGCAAATACCCATCGCCACATTTGCTGATGCCGAACAGGCGGGTGCGCCCTCCACTGGATCGCGGCTTCGGCACCAGGCCAAGCCAGGCCGCGAACTGACGGCCGTTCTTGAAGCAGCTTCTATCGCCAACCGCGGCGATCAATGCTGTTGCCGTCACAGGGCTGATGCCTTCGATCTTCCCGAGCCGCTGGCACTGTCGCTGGTACGGAAGATTTCCCTTATCCGCCGGTCATAGGTTGCAATGCGAGCATCGAGCTCGGCCAACTCCGCCTGCAATTCCCTCATGAGCTCTCTGATCATCTCGCTGAGGCCGTCATTGTCGTTCCCCACGATGAAGGCAAGGCCGCGCCGCAACTGCGCGATGTCACGAGCAATGACAATCCCATGCTCGGACAGAAGACCGCGAACCTGGTTGACGAGCCTGACTCGGTCGGCGACCAGACGTCGGCGAATGCGATGGACGGCTTGCACCGCAAGTTGATCGGCTGATTTCGGTGGCACGAAGCGCATCGACGGCCGACCGACCGCTTCGCAGATGGCTTCCGCATCGTTCCGGTCGTTCTTGTTCGACTTGACGTATGGCGTCACGAACTGAGGGCTGATCAGCCGCACCTGATGACCAAGATCGGTGAGCACGCGAGCCCAATAGTGCGCCCCGTTCGAAGCCTCCATGCCGACCAGACACGCCGGCAAATTGGCGAAGAAGCGGGCCACCGCATCGCGACGCAGCCTCTGTCGCACAACGACTTTCCCGTGCTTGTCGATGCCGTGAATCTCGAAGAATTTTCGCCAAATCCAGACCTATCCGAACGACCTGCATGATATCCTCCTTCATCGCAGTTGACGTTCGAGATTCCACCTCGCCGCGAGGGCGGGGTCCATACCATTGCCCCCGTTGAGCAAGAAGATTCTGACAATGGCAATACTGAAGCGGTCAGGTTCATTCATGTGTTCGGCCCGTTTTTGTGCGGCCTCAGGCCGCTGGCCATGATGGTGTCGATGGATCGGGCCCTCATCAAGCTGCCGCGCTGCGCTGCGCGTTGAATCACTCAGGTTCTCCCGATCCCCGGCTTGACCGGATCTGCATCACTGATGCGTTCTCTCCTGCCCAAACTGGATGTCATTTCGCGCGACCGTCGTCACCCTCGAGCCATTGAAGGCGTCGCGCGGTAGTTTTCCTCACGCGCCATCACCGCCCAGGCGATCCGCGCTACCTCGTTGGCGACAGCGACTGTGACCAGCCGTGCCGGCTTACGGTCGAGCAAACGCCCAGGTGCTGACGATCGTCGCTTTTCGCCGCGTGTACCGGATGACCGCCGTGGCGCCGACGACGAGGAGATGCCGTAAATAGCGATCTCCCATCTTCGAGATTCCTCCCATTCTGTCTTTGCCATCGGAGGAATGGTTGTTTTGGAATAAGGCCGAGCCAAGCAGCGAATTGACGACCGGAGCGGAAGACCTTTGCGTCGACGACGGTGGCAGCGAGAGCGGTCGCCGTGATGAACCCGATTCCGGGAATGGTTGAGAGCCGCCGGCAGACCTGGTTCGTGCGATACCACGCCAGAAGCTCGATCTCGATCTTCCGGGTTTGCGCGCCAAGCCCCTCGATCGTTCGGGCGAGGAGGATAAGAACCGTCGCGCCATTGCGGGGAGCGGCCCATGGCCCTTGTCGAGACCTTCGCTTAAACCACGGACATGGGCCCGGCCCTTCGGTGCGACGACGCCATACTCTGTCAGATGCGCCCGCATCGCGCTGATTTGCGCTGTGCGCTGCCGAACCAAGAGGTGGTGAGCCCGATGAAGAATGCTCTGGGCATCCGCCGATTTGACAGCCACGAACCGCATTGTCGGTCGCGTCACCGCCTCGCAGATCGCTTCCGCATCGTTCTTGTTGCGCTTGACGTAGGCCTTTGACGGTCTCTTAGCGTACGATTTTGAGCAGCTCTTGCTCTGACCCGTCTGAGAGTCCTCTCTGATTGGGGTCTTTGAAGTCAAGCTGCTCCTGTTCTTTTCCGGATCGTATCGTCCGCGGGTCACGCGCTTCTCTTCGCGGTCGGCGCTGGGCCGCCGCATGATGGGTTCAGGAGAGCAAGGCGTCTCAATCTGTTTCACGACCTTTGAAGGCTGAGGCTCCAAGGTTCGGGACTCTCACCGAGATCGCCTTGCCCATCGTCCCCACGGACGATCCGGCATCACCCTTGCGGGCGAATATGTGTTTCTTCCTCCTCCAGGTCTTGTCTCATTTCATGCCGCCGCTGCGAAGACCGGTTGTGTGCGCGTAGCGGAACTCGGTCGCTTCGATCCACGTACGATGCAGGATAACGGCAAGCTTGCGGGCGACAGCGACCCGGGCTCGCGCCATACCGCGCCGCTTGGCCACGTTCATGCCCCAGGCTCTGAGGCTCGACCATTTCTTGCTGCGTACGAGTAGCGTATGGGCCGCTTCATAGAGGGCCGTGCGGGCGAGTTCGTCGCCGCATCGGCTGACCTTGCCCTGGATGTCGGTCTCGCCCGACTGGTAGCGCGCCGGGGTCAGGCCGAGATGCGCGCCCACATTTCTCGAACGCCTGAACCGGTCCGGCCGGTCGATCGTGGCCCGGAATGCGAGTGCGGTGATGGGGCCTGGTCCCACGTCATAATGCCCATCTCGCTACGCTATTGAAAGACAAGGGTCTTCTGATCCGAATCTGATGATGGCGGCCCCTTGGAGCACGACTTGATCCGCTCGATCAGATGCGAATCTTCGATATTTCCTCGTTTGAGAACCCAAGGTGCGCCCATGCAATATTACTGGGCAGGGATGATGCCGGCGCGAATCTGGCGAAGGACCGTCGCAGGGCTCAGATTGAGCATGCTGGCGGCTTCAGTCAACGTGACTTCGTCGCGCTCGGCCCATTCGCCATCCCTGTAGACCGCGATGTCGTGCGTATTGCGGAAGCCCCGCACACGCGACTGTGTCCATCCATTCGATCGACCTATCCGCTTTCCCATCCGGTTGAGCATGCCGGCAATGGCCTTGTCAGGCATCATTCGTGCGCAGGCGCGGATCAACTCCACCGTCTCAGGCTCGACGCACCACCGCGTCTGACCTCGCCGGTTCTTTCTCACCGTCAGGCTGGTGTGATCGCCACCCTGCCAATGCAACAACAAATGAACCTCGTCACCCTCGACCTGTGCCACGATCTCGCGCAACACGACCCGGACGATACGCTTGCGCGTGACGGAAGTGGCCGCCGGATGATGCCAGGCAGCCTCCAAATCGGCCCCCATTTGCAATAGACGCTGGCGCTCCTCGACGCCCAAAGCTGCCGGCCGCTGTCGCAGCAGGGCCTCCAATTCTTCATCGAGAGCGCGTACGCTCGCGAGGGCGCCATTCCACCGTCGCTCAAGTTCGCCAGCTACCAGACGATTGTCGGGGTCGACCGTGTCATACTGTCGGTGCGCCCTGGTTGCGTCATATCGCGCCTGTTCGAGCGCCAACTCGATCTGGCGCTGTTTTTCGCCAGACTGGTGCTCGCACTGCGTGATCGCTTGGATGGCCGCTTCAACGCCGAGCGGCTGCAGCAACCGCACGATCTCGACACCCACCGCTTCGTCGACGCGCAGTGCGCCGAACGAGATACAGGGATCACCGCCAGGGTTGCTTCGGGTGGCGTCACACTTATAGCGGCCGACATCGCCCTTGGTGCCGTTGTAGCTGACGAGCAGGCGGCGGCCGCAATGGCCGCAACGCAGCAGGCCCGCGAGCAAAGCCTCCCCCTTGCGCACCGGCCCGCGCACCATCATGCCCTTGCCGTTGGCATTGTCAGCGATCAGCCGTTGGTTCCTTTCAAACTCCGCCCAGGACAAATAGCCTTCGTGATGGTCAACGAGCAAGACAGCCCAATCTGAACGATCTTTGCGACGGCCGCGCACGATTCGCTTGCGGCCGTTTTCGATTATCGTCCGACTTCCGGTTCGGCCAAAGGCGTAAGCGCCGGCATAAACAGGATTGGTGAGAAGATTGCTCACCGTCGCATAGACCGGAAGCTTCCACAGCACCTGCCGTTGTCCGGAGTTCCTGGAGTTGAGGTACGGCAGCGCGATCTGGTCGCTTCGAAGCGACAAGAACACCTGGCGGATGCTTTGCATTTCGGCAAAGCGGGTGAAGACCAACCCGATCGCCTCTCGCACACGCAGGTCTGGATCCATTTCGATCTTGTCGCGGCCCATTTTCATATAGCCGACAGCTACCGTGAAGAAGAGCTCGCCCCGTCGTGCTTTCTGCTTCAAGGCTTCCATCGAACGGGCCCGCAGGAGCGACAGTTCGAGTTCGCTCATCGTCCCTTTCATGCCCAGCAACAACCGATCGTTTGGATGGCGTGGTTCATAGATTCCATCCTCATCGACAATCACCGTGCCAACCAGTCCGCAAAATTCGATCAGCGTGTGCCAGTCGCGTCCATTGCGCGCCAGACGCGACACTTCGATCGCAAAAACGGCACCGACGCGGCCTTCGCAGATCGCTGCCAACAGCTTCTCGAAGCCCGGACGACTGACGCCCGACCCCGAGCGGCCAGGTCGTCGTCGATGACTGTCACATCCGTCCAGCCAAGAGCATGGGCACGGTCGGCAAGTCCATATTGACGCCGCCGGCTCTCATGATTGTTGGCAAGCTGATCGACGGTGGATTGCCGAATGTAGATGAAGGCGCCGCGCGCCAGGTGGTCAGACGTGATCTTCATCGCCGGCCTCCGTCACTGCGGGGACGCTGAGTGTTTCCGACAGCAGCGCGCTCACCAGTGGCAATAGCTTCGTCCGCTCGGACGCTGCTACCAGTACCGGTGGGGTCTTGGGCACGAAGAGATCGAATTGGCGGTGACAGGGTTGCCGTTGCTTCATGCATGTCTCCTCCTTCGTGACGGGAATCGTCACGCAGCAAGGTTAGACAGGCATCGAGCTCAAGACGAAGTTCGTGCAGATACGCCAGCGGCAGACGGGGATGCTCCGTCATCATCATCGCCTCCGCTTGATCTTCCGTCATCCAGATCGGCAGATGCGCCAGGGTGCCGTCTGGCTGGCGGATGGTCAGACTGACCTCGTCACCACGACGATTGCGCCCGGCAACAGTAACCGTTTCCCCGTAACGGGGATGGAATCGGTAACGGATAATCGTCTCGCCCGACTGATAGCGGGTATTATGAAGCTGTTGCCCCAACACCGGGAACGCTCATCAGCCGCCGACAGACCTTTTCCTTGCGAACGAGATCGAGAACCTGCTTCGTCAGGCGGGCGAACTCTGCGAGCATGGTGCCGAGGATCGTCAGTAGCGGCTCGACCAGCGGCATGACGACCGGGTCTGCGCCAGCCACGTCGCGCACGCGATCGGCGAAGGCGGTTCGCGACGGCTTGCCCAGCTTGAGGCCGGCCTCCCGCAGGATCGCCCGCACCACGTTCTCGATGGTCCGCATTTCGTTCAGCACCGTGCGGCGGGCAACAAGCAGGGAGCGCCACAGACGGCATTGCCGGCTCTTCACATGCACCTGCCGATACCACCCGGTGCGCATGATCTGCGCCAATGCGCGGACATCATTGCGATCGGTCTTGTTGGGCATCGTCTTCATCGCCGCATTGGCGGCCCGCGTCTCGATGCAGATCGCAGGCCAGCCTTCGCCGCGCAGTTCGTTATGAAGCCAGGCCGTCAGCGAACACGCTTCCAGACCCATCCGGTCCAGTGGCAGATCGACTTCCCGCAAGGCGGCCGAAAGCGCCTGCGGCTCGCTCGCCGCACGCGTTTCCTTCACGATCCGGCCGGTTTCGTTGACCACACAGATCGCGGTCTCTTCCAAAGATACGTCAAGTCCGGCAAAATACTTCATGGCTGCTCCTTCCCGATGTTTGTGGCGCTCCAAAGCGACCACGTTTTAACATCCCGACAGGAGCAGCCGCCCACTTTCGGCTCGGCCGAGACCCCAATCACCCCATCTGTTTTGAAAATCAGGGATGGGCATTTCGTCGGATCATGTTTCCACCCATGGCGACGAGGATCATGGCGTGAGAGACGTCGATGCGCTTTTCATAATCGCGCACGAGGCGTCGCCAGCGCGTCATCCATCCGAAGGTACGCTCGACGACCCAGCGGCGGGGCAGGACCTGGAAGCCCTTCTGGTCGTCGGATCGACGGATGATCTCGACCACGAAGTCGAGATAGGCGGCTTTGTCCATGAGCTTCAGCCGGTCATAGGCGCTGTCGGCGAACAGATGTTTCACCCAGGGCCAACGCCTGCGGATGCCGTCGAGAATGGCCTGAGCTCCGGCGCTGTCGGAGATGTCGGCGGTGGTCAGGTTGACCATCAAGAGCCGCCCGTCGGTATCGACGGCAATGTGTCGCTTGCGGCCGACAATCTTCTTGCCGGCGTCGTAACCCCTTGTTTCAGCTTGCGGAGCCTTGACCGACTGGCTGTCGATCACGCCAGCCGTGGGACTGGCCTCGCGCCCAGCCCGCTCGCGATCCAGCATCAGCGCCACGTCGTGGATGGTTTGGAACAGAAAGCGCCGCGCCAACTCGCGGAACCAGCCGTAGACCGTCTGCCACGGCCCGAAATGGATCGGCAGCATCCGCCAACCGCAACCGGAACGGACCAGGTAGCGCACGGCGTTGATCACCTCCCGGAATTCAACCTCGCGCGGACGCCCGCGACGCCCGGGCTTGGGCATTAGCGGAGCGATCTGCTCCCATTCCTCGTCCGTCAAATCGGATGGGGGCGCTTGGTCTTCTTGGCGATCTGGGCCATTCGCCCGCGGCTCTGCTCGGTCCACATCCAGAGCTTGAATCATAAATCGCTTCACCGCAAAACCCCACCCCCTCGATTTTCCAAACGGCGTCTTAATGAATTCGTTTAAATTAACAGAACTGAAACTCGTTCCCTGAAAATATCATGATAAAAATGGCGACATGGGTTAAGGGCAGAGGCGACAGAATATGACCGTTTTTGCCGATCTCGAATTTGCCACTCTATCTGCTCGTTCACGTGGATTTTTCACCGATGTTGGGTTACATGATCCCGGCATTCACAATGCGATCTTGGTACGCGGCAGGTTTGATCTCAAAAGCTATTCGGAGGACCTGTTTAACGTGCTGGCGTTACACTGCCCTGCCAGTCTGTCTGCAGCGGTGGCCATACGCCGTGCTGAGTTTTTAGCCGGGCGAGCGATGGCACACGCGGCATTGCGTGCGCTGGGTCAAGCCGCTGCTGAGATTCCAATCGGCCCCGGCGGGGCTCCACTCTGGCCTTCGTCTTCCGCTGGTTCGATAACCCATACGCGTGGGCATTGCGCTTGTTTCGCCATCGCCAATGGGAACTGGCGGGCAGGTGTCGACGTTGAGGCGCTGGCCAGCGGTCATGCTCTGGATGCGATCCTAAACATGACCATCAACGAGGATGAGCGTGCCTTGATCGCTCGACAAGTGGTCCTCGCTCCAGACCGGCTGGCGAGCCTAGTTTTTTCGGCCAAAGAAACACTCTTCAAAGCGCTCTATCCTGTGGCAAGGCGCTTTTTTGGATTCGACTGTGCAGAGTTGCGAACGACGCCTAGAAACGGGCAACTACGACTGCATCTAACACAAACTATTTGTCCCGAATTGATCGAGGGTCAGCACTATGACATTCGCTTTAGCATCGCTGCTGGCCATGTGTTGACTTGGTTGGCAGTAACACACCAGCATACGTCAATGTAGCGGCACCAGCTGATACATTGTTAAGACTCCCGAAGCTTCGGAATCAGGGCGCTGGAATTCGAAGGCAAGACTCTTACCTTATTGGCAGAACCTGACGGTACGCTGAACCGCCGTGGCGGTCGTGTCCCACTGGCGTAGATGCTATGGGGCGAGCGGCGAGGGTGTGGCATCCTTCGGCGCTGT is a window encoding:
- a CDS encoding IS1634 family transposase — encoded protein: MFVREKNIRGYTYLYLVESVREEGRMKQRIIRNLGRKEAVLASGDLDRLASSVGRYAERAMVLQAIEQSSTSLHTRRIGAPLLFGRLWEDTGCRAVIEGLLTERKFEFAVERAVFAAVLHRIMASGSDRACEKWLVDYDIPGADDLALHHFYRAMAWLGEELPEARQANATPFSPRTVKDEIEEALFARRKDLFTDLSVVFMDTTSLSFEGAGGATLGAHGHSKDHRPDLNQMIVGVVIDGEGRPVCSEMWPGNTADVSVLIPVIDRLRHRFGIGRVCVVADRGMISAATMAALEERGLEYVLGVRERTDVLVRRVVLEDDKRFTPLLIERATGETQLFVKEVTVEGRRYIVARNEAEADKDRADRAAIVEGLDRQLKKGDKALVGNSAYRRYLRSTSPGAFEIDAGKIADEARYDGIFVLRTNARITPLQAVLRYRDLLQVEELFRTAKALMRTRPIYHSSDEAIRGHVFCSFIALVLRKELHKRCEAAAIKPEWADVLRELDRLQTGVIEKDGKVITVRTPATGSIGNVFRAAGVALPPNVAEAQAA
- a CDS encoding transposase, which translates into the protein MLHHPSAAVGDAVPQILRQWLQALRTCFTAPSWEHVLVLVMGALLAPGKRTVSSCLRMTGRAEAANFASYHQILNRACWSPRSIARRLLGLVIERLVPDGLIVIGMDDTIERRWGRRISARGIYRDPVRSSHGHFVKASGLRWLSFMVLTPVPWTSLVKALPVLTLLAPSERSDHQRGRRHKLLTDWARQGALQLCRWLPGRRIIFVGDSSFAVHELAHAITARATLISRLRLDASLFAPPSKRTTRTVGRPAQKGPALPKLKTLLSNPATTWARIIVSAWYGHVEGKTLEITSDTALWYRPGTPVMPIRWVLVRDPDGKRAPQAFFSTDIALEPAEIIALFVRRWQIEVTFAETRAHLGVETQRQWSDKAIARTTPALLGLYSFISLWACDLLTGNTTPYAAAWYRKPSLTFSDAIGAVRLAIWIGEINQHSPPNRERQNIPQERILRMAQALCFAT
- a CDS encoding transposase: MGGISKMGDRYLRHLLVVGATAVIRYTRRKATIVSTWAFARP
- a CDS encoding recombinase family protein, whose protein sequence is MAAICEGRVGAVFAIEVSRLARNGRDWHTLIEFCGLVGTVIVDEDGIYEPRHPNDRLLLGMKGTMSELELSLLRARSMEALKQKARRGELFFTVAVGYMKMGRDKIEMDPDLRVREAIGLVFTRFAEMQSIRQVFLSLRSDQIALPYLNSRNSGQRQVLWKLPVYATVSNLLTNPVYAGAYAFGRTGSRTIIENGRKRIVRGRRKDRSDWAVLLVDHHEGYLSWAEFERNQRLIADNANGKGMMVRGPVRKGEALLAGLLRCGHCGRRLLVSYNGTKGDVGRYKCDATRSNPGGDPCISFGALRVDEAVGVEIVRLLQPLGVEAAIQAITQCEHQSGEKQRQIELALEQARYDATRAHRQYDTVDPDNRLVAGELERRWNGALASVRALDEELEALLRQRPAALGVEERQRLLQMGADLEAAWHHPAATSVTRKRIVRVVLREIVAQVEGDEVHLLLHWQGGDHTSLTVRKNRRGQTRWCVEPETVELIRACARMMPDKAIAGMLNRMGKRIGRSNGWTQSRVRGFRNTHDIAVYRDGEWAERDEVTLTEAASMLNLSPATVLRQIRAGIIPAQ
- a CDS encoding 4'-phosphopantetheinyl transferase superfamily protein, producing the protein MTVFADLEFATLSARSRGFFTDVGLHDPGIHNAILVRGRFDLKSYSEDLFNVLALHCPASLSAAVAIRRAEFLAGRAMAHAALRALGQAAAEIPIGPGGAPLWPSSSAGSITHTRGHCACFAIANGNWRAGVDVEALASGHALDAILNMTINEDERALIARQVVLAPDRLASLVFSAKETLFKALYPVARRFFGFDCAELRTTPRNGQLRLHLTQTICPELIEGQHYDIRFSIAAGHVLTWLAVTHQHTSM